The Manihot esculenta cultivar AM560-2 chromosome 11, M.esculenta_v8, whole genome shotgun sequence genome includes a region encoding these proteins:
- the LOC110626596 gene encoding protein MICRORCHIDIA 6 isoform X2: MKTVKLESDLVGSGLQGENHQNAQLAEFRNSIAQSGRQEFEENRCSTALSNGQSASSVLEQGQSPVDDTGISSASTICPAPLCRQFWKAGNYDDGLGSKVTFQNGKNYLHVHPMFLHSNATSHKWAFGAIAELLDNAIDEIQNGASFVIVDKTLNPRDGSPALLIQDNGGGMDPEAMRRCMSFGFSDKKNKSAIGQYGNGFKTSTMRLGADVIVFSRHLHERALTQSIGLLSYTFLSRTGHDRIVVPMVDYEFNSAKGKLEFSQRRGKEHFMSNLSMLLQWSPYSTEAELLKQFDDIGSRGTKVIIYNLWLNDDGIVELDFDTDPEDIRIGGDIKKVDTIPAWRTVNEQHIANRLHYSLRAYLSILYLRTPETFQIILRGRLVENHNLANDLKFQEFILYRPQSGGCVEGQVITTIGFLKEAPHVCVHGFNVYHKNRLILPFWPVVSYADSRGRGVVGVLEANFIEPTHNKQDFERTSLFQKLEGRLKEMTWEYWDYHCGLIGYHVRKKYPAPGPKQDSSLIMANGKTKPVKFSQSSPAVGSARAWSATGLPTKRKPSNDVMELESVKRRGQSGANPIVSGMSSEAQPATTANQSRYQEAANLIQENKKLQAQCLEYEKRNEELNTKVTQLKKELEEVKRDYGQLMTEVTSLDLIKEENDVHM, translated from the exons ATGAAAACCGTTAAATTGGAGTCAGATTTGGTTGGGAGTGGATTACAAggggaaaatcatcaaaatgcGCAATTGGCTGAGTTCAGAAACTCCATTGCACAATCTGGGAGAcaagaatttgaagaaaatagaTGCTCAACTGCATTGAGTAACGGTCAGAGTGCCTCAAGCGTATTAGAACAAGGACAATCTCCAGTAGATGACACTGGCATTTCTTCTGCATCAACCATATGTCCAGCTCCATTATGTCGTCAATTTTGGAAAGCTGGGAACTATGATGATGGGCTTGGTTCCAAGGTCACATTTCAAA ATGGCAAAAATTATCTCCATGTCCATCCCATGTTTCTTCATTCCAATGCCACTTCACACAAATGGGCATTTGGTG CCATAGCGGAACTGCTTGATAATGCTATTGACGAG ATCCAAAATGGAGCCAGTTTTGTCATTGTAGATAAAACTCTAAATCCAAGAGATGGGAGTCCAGCACTGTTGATTCAAG ACAATGGTGGTGGAATGGATCCAGAAGCAATGCGGCGATGCATGAGTTTTGGGTTCTCagataaaaaaaacaaatctgCTATTGGACAAT ATGGTAACGGCTTTAAAACTAGCACTATGAGACTTGGGGCTGATGTTATTGTTTTCAGTCGCCACTTGCATGAGAG GGCATTGACACAAAGCATTGGCCTTCTCTCTTATACATTTTTGTCACGAACAGGCCATGACAGGATAGTAGTGCCTATG GTGGATTATGAGTTTAACTCTGCAAAAGGGAAATTAGAATTTTCTCAACGCCGTGGCAAAGAGCACTTTATGTCTAATCTCTCTATGCTATTGCAATGGTCTCCCTATTCAACAGAAGCTGAGCTTCTAAAGCAA TTTGATGACATAGGATCACGTGGCACAAAAGTTATCATCTATAATTTATGGTTAAACGACGATGGGATTGTGGAGCTAGACTTTGATACAGATCCTGAG GATATTCGTATTGGTGGGGATATAAAAAAAGTTGACACAATCCCTGCTTGGAGGACAGTTAATGAACAGCACATTGCTAACCGGTTGCACTACTCTCTTCGA GCGTATTTGTCCATCTTATACTTGCGGACACCTGAAACTTTCCAAATAATATTGCGTGGACGACTTGTTGAGAATCATAATCTTGCTAATGATCTTAAATTCCAAGAATTCATCTTGTATAGACCACAATCCGGTGGATGTGTAGAG GGTCAAGTCATAACTACGATTGGGTTTCTAAAAGAAGCTCCACATGTCTGTGTTCATGGTTTCAATGTCTACCACAAGAATCGTCTAATATTG CCCTTCTGGCCAGTTGTGAGCTATGCAGACAGTAGGGGTAGAGGGGTGGTTG GTGTTCTGGAAGCAAATTTTATTGAACCAACACACAACAAACAAGACTTTGAGAGAACTTCTCTTTTTCAAAAGCTTGAAGGTCGGTTGAAGGAGATGACATGGGAGTACTG GGATTATCATTGTGGACTAATTGGGTACCACGTCAGAAAAAAGTATCCGGCCCCAGGGCCTAAACAGGATTCATCTCTTATTATGGCAAATGGTAAAACAAAGCCTGTCAAGTTTAGTCAAAGCTCCCCTGCTGTTGGTAGTGCAAGAGCATGGTCTGCCACAG GGTTACCTACAAAAAGGAAACCCTCTAATGATGTAATGGAACTTGAAAGTGTGAAAAGGCGTGGACAATCGGGGGCCAATCCAATTGTTTCGGGAATGAGTTCGGAAGCACAG CCTGCCACTACTGCAAATCAGTCAAGATATCAGGAAGCTGCAAACTTAATTCAGGAGAACAAGAAACTCCAAGCACA ATGCCTGGAATATGAGAAGAGGAATGAAGAACTTAATACTAAG GTGACGCAGCTGAAGAAGGAGCTGGAAGAAGTTAAACGTGATTATGGCCAACTTATGACTGAAGTAACATCACTGGATTTGATAAAGGAGGAAAATGATGTACATATGTAG
- the LOC110626596 gene encoding protein MICRORCHIDIA 6 isoform X1, whose amino-acid sequence MKLSDNGPGKVDMKTVKLESDLVGSGLQGENHQNAQLAEFRNSIAQSGRQEFEENRCSTALSNGQSASSVLEQGQSPVDDTGISSASTICPAPLCRQFWKAGNYDDGLGSKVTFQNGKNYLHVHPMFLHSNATSHKWAFGAIAELLDNAIDEIQNGASFVIVDKTLNPRDGSPALLIQDNGGGMDPEAMRRCMSFGFSDKKNKSAIGQYGNGFKTSTMRLGADVIVFSRHLHERALTQSIGLLSYTFLSRTGHDRIVVPMVDYEFNSAKGKLEFSQRRGKEHFMSNLSMLLQWSPYSTEAELLKQFDDIGSRGTKVIIYNLWLNDDGIVELDFDTDPEDIRIGGDIKKVDTIPAWRTVNEQHIANRLHYSLRAYLSILYLRTPETFQIILRGRLVENHNLANDLKFQEFILYRPQSGGCVEGQVITTIGFLKEAPHVCVHGFNVYHKNRLILPFWPVVSYADSRGRGVVGVLEANFIEPTHNKQDFERTSLFQKLEGRLKEMTWEYWDYHCGLIGYHVRKKYPAPGPKQDSSLIMANGKTKPVKFSQSSPAVGSARAWSATGLPTKRKPSNDVMELESVKRRGQSGANPIVSGMSSEAQPATTANQSRYQEAANLIQENKKLQAQCLEYEKRNEELNTKVTQLKKELEEVKRDYGQLMTEVTSLDLIKEENDVHM is encoded by the exons ATGAAATTAAG TGATAATGGACCTGGAAAGGTGGATATGAAAACCGTTAAATTGGAGTCAGATTTGGTTGGGAGTGGATTACAAggggaaaatcatcaaaatgcGCAATTGGCTGAGTTCAGAAACTCCATTGCACAATCTGGGAGAcaagaatttgaagaaaatagaTGCTCAACTGCATTGAGTAACGGTCAGAGTGCCTCAAGCGTATTAGAACAAGGACAATCTCCAGTAGATGACACTGGCATTTCTTCTGCATCAACCATATGTCCAGCTCCATTATGTCGTCAATTTTGGAAAGCTGGGAACTATGATGATGGGCTTGGTTCCAAGGTCACATTTCAAA ATGGCAAAAATTATCTCCATGTCCATCCCATGTTTCTTCATTCCAATGCCACTTCACACAAATGGGCATTTGGTG CCATAGCGGAACTGCTTGATAATGCTATTGACGAG ATCCAAAATGGAGCCAGTTTTGTCATTGTAGATAAAACTCTAAATCCAAGAGATGGGAGTCCAGCACTGTTGATTCAAG ACAATGGTGGTGGAATGGATCCAGAAGCAATGCGGCGATGCATGAGTTTTGGGTTCTCagataaaaaaaacaaatctgCTATTGGACAAT ATGGTAACGGCTTTAAAACTAGCACTATGAGACTTGGGGCTGATGTTATTGTTTTCAGTCGCCACTTGCATGAGAG GGCATTGACACAAAGCATTGGCCTTCTCTCTTATACATTTTTGTCACGAACAGGCCATGACAGGATAGTAGTGCCTATG GTGGATTATGAGTTTAACTCTGCAAAAGGGAAATTAGAATTTTCTCAACGCCGTGGCAAAGAGCACTTTATGTCTAATCTCTCTATGCTATTGCAATGGTCTCCCTATTCAACAGAAGCTGAGCTTCTAAAGCAA TTTGATGACATAGGATCACGTGGCACAAAAGTTATCATCTATAATTTATGGTTAAACGACGATGGGATTGTGGAGCTAGACTTTGATACAGATCCTGAG GATATTCGTATTGGTGGGGATATAAAAAAAGTTGACACAATCCCTGCTTGGAGGACAGTTAATGAACAGCACATTGCTAACCGGTTGCACTACTCTCTTCGA GCGTATTTGTCCATCTTATACTTGCGGACACCTGAAACTTTCCAAATAATATTGCGTGGACGACTTGTTGAGAATCATAATCTTGCTAATGATCTTAAATTCCAAGAATTCATCTTGTATAGACCACAATCCGGTGGATGTGTAGAG GGTCAAGTCATAACTACGATTGGGTTTCTAAAAGAAGCTCCACATGTCTGTGTTCATGGTTTCAATGTCTACCACAAGAATCGTCTAATATTG CCCTTCTGGCCAGTTGTGAGCTATGCAGACAGTAGGGGTAGAGGGGTGGTTG GTGTTCTGGAAGCAAATTTTATTGAACCAACACACAACAAACAAGACTTTGAGAGAACTTCTCTTTTTCAAAAGCTTGAAGGTCGGTTGAAGGAGATGACATGGGAGTACTG GGATTATCATTGTGGACTAATTGGGTACCACGTCAGAAAAAAGTATCCGGCCCCAGGGCCTAAACAGGATTCATCTCTTATTATGGCAAATGGTAAAACAAAGCCTGTCAAGTTTAGTCAAAGCTCCCCTGCTGTTGGTAGTGCAAGAGCATGGTCTGCCACAG GGTTACCTACAAAAAGGAAACCCTCTAATGATGTAATGGAACTTGAAAGTGTGAAAAGGCGTGGACAATCGGGGGCCAATCCAATTGTTTCGGGAATGAGTTCGGAAGCACAG CCTGCCACTACTGCAAATCAGTCAAGATATCAGGAAGCTGCAAACTTAATTCAGGAGAACAAGAAACTCCAAGCACA ATGCCTGGAATATGAGAAGAGGAATGAAGAACTTAATACTAAG GTGACGCAGCTGAAGAAGGAGCTGGAAGAAGTTAAACGTGATTATGGCCAACTTATGACTGAAGTAACATCACTGGATTTGATAAAGGAGGAAAATGATGTACATATGTAG
- the LOC110626596 gene encoding protein MICRORCHIDIA 6 isoform X3 — protein MKLSDNGPGKVDMKTVKLESDLVGSGLQGENHQNAQLAEFRNSIAQSGRQEFEENRCSTALSNGQSASSVLEQGQSPVDDTGISSASTICPAPLCRQFWKAGNYDDGLGSKVTFQNGKNYLHVHPMFLHSNATSHKWAFGAIAELLDNAIDEIQNGASFVIVDKTLNPRDGSPALLIQDNGGGMDPEAMRRCMSFGFSDKKNKSAIGQYGNGFKTSTMRLGADVIVFSRHLHERALTQSIGLLSYTFLSRTGHDRIVVPMVDYEFNSAKGKLEFSQRRGKEHFMSNLSMLLQWSPYSTEAELLKQFDDIGSRGTKVIIYNLWLNDDGIVELDFDTDPEDIRIGGDIKKVDTIPAWRTVNEQHIANRLHYSLRAYLSILYLRTPETFQIILRGRLVENHNLANDLKFQEFILYRPQSGGCVEGQVITTIGFLKEAPHVCVHGFNVYHKNRLILPFWPVVSYADSRGRGVVGVLEANFIEPTHNKQDFERTSLFQKLEGRLKEMTWEYWDYHCGLIGYHVRKKYPAPGPKQDSSLIMANGKTKPVKFSQSSPAVGSARAWSATACHYCKSVKISGSCKLNSGEQETPSTMPGI, from the exons ATGAAATTAAG TGATAATGGACCTGGAAAGGTGGATATGAAAACCGTTAAATTGGAGTCAGATTTGGTTGGGAGTGGATTACAAggggaaaatcatcaaaatgcGCAATTGGCTGAGTTCAGAAACTCCATTGCACAATCTGGGAGAcaagaatttgaagaaaatagaTGCTCAACTGCATTGAGTAACGGTCAGAGTGCCTCAAGCGTATTAGAACAAGGACAATCTCCAGTAGATGACACTGGCATTTCTTCTGCATCAACCATATGTCCAGCTCCATTATGTCGTCAATTTTGGAAAGCTGGGAACTATGATGATGGGCTTGGTTCCAAGGTCACATTTCAAA ATGGCAAAAATTATCTCCATGTCCATCCCATGTTTCTTCATTCCAATGCCACTTCACACAAATGGGCATTTGGTG CCATAGCGGAACTGCTTGATAATGCTATTGACGAG ATCCAAAATGGAGCCAGTTTTGTCATTGTAGATAAAACTCTAAATCCAAGAGATGGGAGTCCAGCACTGTTGATTCAAG ACAATGGTGGTGGAATGGATCCAGAAGCAATGCGGCGATGCATGAGTTTTGGGTTCTCagataaaaaaaacaaatctgCTATTGGACAAT ATGGTAACGGCTTTAAAACTAGCACTATGAGACTTGGGGCTGATGTTATTGTTTTCAGTCGCCACTTGCATGAGAG GGCATTGACACAAAGCATTGGCCTTCTCTCTTATACATTTTTGTCACGAACAGGCCATGACAGGATAGTAGTGCCTATG GTGGATTATGAGTTTAACTCTGCAAAAGGGAAATTAGAATTTTCTCAACGCCGTGGCAAAGAGCACTTTATGTCTAATCTCTCTATGCTATTGCAATGGTCTCCCTATTCAACAGAAGCTGAGCTTCTAAAGCAA TTTGATGACATAGGATCACGTGGCACAAAAGTTATCATCTATAATTTATGGTTAAACGACGATGGGATTGTGGAGCTAGACTTTGATACAGATCCTGAG GATATTCGTATTGGTGGGGATATAAAAAAAGTTGACACAATCCCTGCTTGGAGGACAGTTAATGAACAGCACATTGCTAACCGGTTGCACTACTCTCTTCGA GCGTATTTGTCCATCTTATACTTGCGGACACCTGAAACTTTCCAAATAATATTGCGTGGACGACTTGTTGAGAATCATAATCTTGCTAATGATCTTAAATTCCAAGAATTCATCTTGTATAGACCACAATCCGGTGGATGTGTAGAG GGTCAAGTCATAACTACGATTGGGTTTCTAAAAGAAGCTCCACATGTCTGTGTTCATGGTTTCAATGTCTACCACAAGAATCGTCTAATATTG CCCTTCTGGCCAGTTGTGAGCTATGCAGACAGTAGGGGTAGAGGGGTGGTTG GTGTTCTGGAAGCAAATTTTATTGAACCAACACACAACAAACAAGACTTTGAGAGAACTTCTCTTTTTCAAAAGCTTGAAGGTCGGTTGAAGGAGATGACATGGGAGTACTG GGATTATCATTGTGGACTAATTGGGTACCACGTCAGAAAAAAGTATCCGGCCCCAGGGCCTAAACAGGATTCATCTCTTATTATGGCAAATGGTAAAACAAAGCCTGTCAAGTTTAGTCAAAGCTCCCCTGCTGTTGGTAGTGCAAGAGCATGGTCTGCCACAG CCTGCCACTACTGCAAATCAGTCAAGATATCAGGAAGCTGCAAACTTAATTCAGGAGAACAAGAAACTCCAAGCACA ATGCCTGGAATATGA